One Cuculus canorus isolate bCucCan1 chromosome 1, bCucCan1.pri, whole genome shotgun sequence DNA segment encodes these proteins:
- the LOC104064387 gene encoding antigen WC1.1 isoform X1 has product MTTKGYLSTPVLWLLLLAIQVSQGADELRLSNGTGLCSGRVEVKHEEQWGTVCDGDWTIEDAEVVCKQLQCGSAVQALNRAPFGEGSGPTWLYRVDCRGDESALWNCSHTGWGSFTCPHYFDTGVICSGFSQLRLTGGDTACSGRLEVKQDQTWAAVCFSHIDFKTASVLCNELECGQAVDVLRGTHFGDGHELIWQEEFHCVGNETHLAHCPRMLHRSKTCSHDATVVCSGYGGYRLANGSTTCSGRVELLHGGTWGTLCDYLWDLPTANSLCHQLDCGVALLIPDGQFFGKGNASVWNGTFSCKKNGSHLRNCPVTVLGHDECPAGKDARVVCSGCPGGRLVNGTTCSGIVEIRHGDTWGRLCHTHWNLKAANVLCNQLNCGYAKSIQTGDRSVDGNGHVWRDAFHCEGTESCLWDCDQVTLGNPTCSAREAATVICSGVAESLRLSGGESHCDGRVEISLYGTWSRVLDDDWDIKDAHVVCRQLQCGIAEKAYYLPRSERGFGPIGLRSVQCAGNETQLLLCKSSHTHTEPRGVAEDVGVICSGSRQIRLVNGTKRCAGRVELYNYGIWGTVCDDNWDLSDANVVCKQLGCGQAIKAFASAHYGEGSGQIWLDDVNCTGAESDLWACSSRAWGQHNCQHKEDAGVLCSEFLALRLVDGNDCAGRLEVFYNGTWGSICSNRMSQITAITVCKHLNCGDGGEIATDFKYGRGSGPTWLDHIECTEQHSSLWHCQSDPWHPQSCDNRAEETHISCTGRKEATTPATFVECPNSTSCSDREKLRVIGGGHGCSGRVEIWHQGSWGTVCDDSWDMADADVVCRQLGCGPAVSALSEAAFGEGTGPIWLEKVHCKGTELSFWECPAKPLFGKACDHKEDAAVDCSGVTETTASPTRADLPRRPATDTTRMSMPIIICIILGALLCLVLAILAGQIRSARAQQRGSRLPYDPFSEAVYEEINYDLMREKQGMTGLTDTYSEISKTKVQFYSRDSDEENGPGATQEVSLLPGNNLEDGYDDVTEAPGPKDAFRSEKNEHEITAIPEESDRNKDSQTDWSSNVSGNKTSKAERDSSPAFEDTGYDDVEELGH; this is encoded by the exons ATGACAACAAAAGGATATCTTTCTACTCCAGTGTTGTGGCTGCTTCTCCTCGCCATTCAGGTCTCCCAGG GTGCTGATGAATTGAGGCTGTCAAATGGAACTGGCCTCTGTTCTGGAAGAGTGGAAGTAAAACACGAGGAGCAGTGGGGAACTGTGTGTGATGGTGACTGGACCATAGAAGATGCTGAGGTTGTTTGTAAGCAACTACAATGTGGATCTGCTGTTCAGGCCCTTAATCGAGCTCCTTttggagaaggatctggacCAACATGGTTGTATCGAGTCGATTGCCGTGGTGATGAATCTGCTCTCTGGAACTGCTCACATACAGGATGGGGTTCTTTTACCTGCCCTCATTATTTTGATACTGGAGTGATCTGCTCAG GTTTCTCTCAACTGCGTTTGACTGGAGGGGACACTGCCTGCTCAGGACGTCTGGAAGTAAAGCAAGACCAAACTTGGGCTGCAGTCTGCTTTTCACATATTGATTTCAAAACTGCCTCTGTTCTGTGCAATGAGTTAGAGTGCGGCCAAGCTGTGGATGTCCTGAGAGGAACCCACTTTGGAGACGGACATGAACTGATCTGGCAAGAAGAGTTTCACTGTGTAGGGAATGAGACTCACCTTGCACACTGTCCCAGGATGCTACATCGTAGTAAGACGTGCTCTCATGATGCCACTGTTGTATGTTCAG gcTATGGTGGGTACAGGCTGGCAAATGGCAGTACCACATGTTCAGGGAGAGTAGAGCTTCTTCATGGAGGTACGTGGGGAACTCTATGTGACTACCTGTGGGATTTACCCACTGCCAATTCCCTCTGCCATCAGCTGGACTGTGGAGTTGCCCTACTGATACCAGACGGACAGTTCTTCGGGAAAGGAAACGCCTCTGTCTGGAATGGCACATTCAGCTGCAAGAAGAATGGCTCACACCTGAGAAACTGCCCTGTGACTGTGCTAGGTCATGATGAATGTCCTGCTGGAAAAGACGCTCGCGTGGTATGTTCAG GGTGCCCAGGGGGCAGGCTGGTGAACGGCACCACATGCTCTGGCATAGTGGAGATCCGCCATGGAGACACATGGGGAAGACTTTGCCACACCCACTGGAATTTGAAAGCTGCCAATGTTCTCTGTAATCAGCTAAACTGTGGCTATGCAAAGTCTATCCAGACAGGAGACCGTTCTGTGGATGGGAATGGGCACGTATGGAGAGATGCTTTTCACTGTGAAGGGACAGAGTCCTGCCTGTGGGATTGTGATCAAGTGACTTTGGGCAATCCAACCTGTTCAGCCAGAGAAGCAGCCACTGTTATTTGCTCAG GTGTTGCTGAATCACTCAGACTATCAGGTGGTGAGAGTCACTGTGATGGGCGAGTTGAGATCTCACTCTATGGTACGTGGAGTAGAGTCCTGGATGATGACTGGGATATTAAGGATGCTCATGTGGTATGCAGACAGCTCCAATGTGGAATTGCCGAGAAAGCATATTACCTTCCAAGGTCTGAGCGAGGCTTTGGTCCTATTGGCTTAAGAAGTGTCCAGTGTGCTGGAAATGAGACTCAGCTGTTGCTCTGTAAGTCCTCTCATACTCATACAGAGCCAAGAGGAGTTGCTGAAGATGTTGGTGTGATTTGCTCAG GTAGCAGACAAATCAGGCTGGTGAATGGAACAAAGCGCTGTGCTGGGAGAGTAGAGCTTTATAATTACGGCATCTGGGGCACCGTCTGTGATGATAACTGGGATCTATCGGATGCTAATGTTGTTTGCAAACAGCTGGGATGTGGGCAAGCAATCAAGGCATTTGCCTCTGCTCATTATGGTGAAGGCTCAGGACAGATCTGGCTGGATGATGTGAACTGCACTGGGGCTGAATCTGATCTCTGGGCATGTTCTTCTAGGGCATGGGGCCAGCACAACTGCCAACACAAAGAGGACGCTGGAGTCCTGTGCTCAG AGTTCCTGGCTCTGAGGCTGGTGGATGGCAATGATTGTGCTGGGCGGCTAGAAGTTTTCTACAATGGGACATGGGGGAGCATTTGCTCCAATCGTATGTCTCAAATTACTGCAATAACTGTATGCAAACACCTGAACTGTGGAGATGGTGGGGAAATTGCAACAGACTTCAAATATGGCAGAGGTTCTGGACCCACATGGCTGGACCACATTGAGTGTACTGAGCAACATAGCTCTCTCTGGCATTGTCAGTCAGACCCTTGGCATCCTCAGTCATGTGATAACCGAGCAGAAGAGACCCATATTTCTTGCACTG gaagaaaagaggcaaCAACTCCAGCCACATTTGTTGAATGTCCGAATTCTACCAGCTGTTCAG ATAGGGAGAAGTTACGAGTCATAGGAGGAGGCCATGGATGTTCAGGCAGAGTGGAGATTTGGCACCAAGGTTCTTGGGGAACAGTCTGTGATGATTCCTGGGACATGGCAGATGCCGATGTTGTATGCAGGCAGCTGGGTTGTGGACCTGCTGTGTCTGCTCTGAGTGAAGCTGCCTTTGGGGAAGGGACTGGTCCCATCTGGTTGGAGAAGGTGCACTGTAAAGGAACAGAGCTGTCTTTCTGGGAGTGTCCTGCCAAGCCCTTGTTCGGCAAAGCCTGTGATCATAAGGAAGATGCTGCTGTGGATTGCTCCG GTGTGACAGAAACAACAGCATCACCCACTAGAGCAg ATCTTCCCCGTCGCCCTGCAACAGACACTACAAGAATGTCAATGCCTATCATCATCTGCATTATCCTGGGGGCCCTTCTCTGCTTGGTCCTTGCCATTCTTGCTGGACAGATCCGAAGTGCCAGGGCACAGCAGAGAG GCTCAAGACTACCCTATGACCCCTTCTCTGAGGCTGTCTATGAAGAGATCAACTACGACCTAATGAGGGAAAAGCAGGGCATGACTGGCCTCACAG ACACTTATTCAGAGATTTCAAAAACAAAGGTGCAATTTTATAGCAGGGACAGTGATGAAGAAAATGGTCCTGGAGCAACTCAAG
- the LOC104064387 gene encoding antigen WC1.1 isoform X2: MTTKGYLSTPVLWLLLLAIQVSQGADELRLSNGTGLCSGRVEVKHEEQWGTVCDGDWTIEDAEVVCKQLQCGSAVQALNRAPFGEGSGPTWLYRVDCRGDESALWNCSHTGWGSFTCPHYFDTGVICSGFSQLRLTGGDTACSGRLEVKQDQTWAAVCFSHIDFKTASVLCNELECGQAVDVLRGTHFGDGHELIWQEEFHCVGNETHLAHCPRMLHRSKTCSHDATVVCSGYGGYRLANGSTTCSGRVELLHGGTWGTLCDYLWDLPTANSLCHQLDCGVALLIPDGQFFGKGNASVWNGTFSCKKNGSHLRNCPVTVLGHDECPAGKDARVVCSGCPGGRLVNGTTCSGIVEIRHGDTWGRLCHTHWNLKAANVLCNQLNCGYAKSIQTGDRSVDGNGHVWRDAFHCEGTESCLWDCDQVTLGNPTCSAREAATVICSGVAESLRLSGGESHCDGRVEISLYGTWSRVLDDDWDIKDAHVVCRQLQCGIAEKAYYLPRSERGFGPIGLRSVQCAGNETQLLLCKSSHTHTEPRGVAEDVGVICSGSRQIRLVNGTKRCAGRVELYNYGIWGTVCDDNWDLSDANVVCKQLGCGQAIKAFASAHYGEGSGQIWLDDVNCTGAESDLWACSSRAWGQHNCQHKEDAGVLCSEFLALRLVDGNDCAGRLEVFYNGTWGSICSNRMSQITAITVCKHLNCGDGGEIATDFKYGRGSGPTWLDHIECTEQHSSLWHCQSDPWHPQSCDNRAEETHISCTGRKEATTPATFVECPNSTSCSDREKLRVIGGGHGCSGRVEIWHQGSWGTVCDDSWDMADADVVCRQLGCGPAVSALSEAAFGEGTGPIWLEKVHCKGTELSFWECPAKPLFGKACDHKEDAAVDCSGVTETTASPTRADLPRRPATDTTRMSMPIIICIILGALLCLVLAILAGQIRSARAQQRGSRLPYDPFSEAVYEEINYDLMREKQGMTGLTEVSLLPGNNLEDGYDDVTEAPGPKDAFRSEKNEHEITAIPEESDRNKDSQTDWSSNVSGNKTSKAERDSSPAFEDTGYDDVEELGH, encoded by the exons ATGACAACAAAAGGATATCTTTCTACTCCAGTGTTGTGGCTGCTTCTCCTCGCCATTCAGGTCTCCCAGG GTGCTGATGAATTGAGGCTGTCAAATGGAACTGGCCTCTGTTCTGGAAGAGTGGAAGTAAAACACGAGGAGCAGTGGGGAACTGTGTGTGATGGTGACTGGACCATAGAAGATGCTGAGGTTGTTTGTAAGCAACTACAATGTGGATCTGCTGTTCAGGCCCTTAATCGAGCTCCTTttggagaaggatctggacCAACATGGTTGTATCGAGTCGATTGCCGTGGTGATGAATCTGCTCTCTGGAACTGCTCACATACAGGATGGGGTTCTTTTACCTGCCCTCATTATTTTGATACTGGAGTGATCTGCTCAG GTTTCTCTCAACTGCGTTTGACTGGAGGGGACACTGCCTGCTCAGGACGTCTGGAAGTAAAGCAAGACCAAACTTGGGCTGCAGTCTGCTTTTCACATATTGATTTCAAAACTGCCTCTGTTCTGTGCAATGAGTTAGAGTGCGGCCAAGCTGTGGATGTCCTGAGAGGAACCCACTTTGGAGACGGACATGAACTGATCTGGCAAGAAGAGTTTCACTGTGTAGGGAATGAGACTCACCTTGCACACTGTCCCAGGATGCTACATCGTAGTAAGACGTGCTCTCATGATGCCACTGTTGTATGTTCAG gcTATGGTGGGTACAGGCTGGCAAATGGCAGTACCACATGTTCAGGGAGAGTAGAGCTTCTTCATGGAGGTACGTGGGGAACTCTATGTGACTACCTGTGGGATTTACCCACTGCCAATTCCCTCTGCCATCAGCTGGACTGTGGAGTTGCCCTACTGATACCAGACGGACAGTTCTTCGGGAAAGGAAACGCCTCTGTCTGGAATGGCACATTCAGCTGCAAGAAGAATGGCTCACACCTGAGAAACTGCCCTGTGACTGTGCTAGGTCATGATGAATGTCCTGCTGGAAAAGACGCTCGCGTGGTATGTTCAG GGTGCCCAGGGGGCAGGCTGGTGAACGGCACCACATGCTCTGGCATAGTGGAGATCCGCCATGGAGACACATGGGGAAGACTTTGCCACACCCACTGGAATTTGAAAGCTGCCAATGTTCTCTGTAATCAGCTAAACTGTGGCTATGCAAAGTCTATCCAGACAGGAGACCGTTCTGTGGATGGGAATGGGCACGTATGGAGAGATGCTTTTCACTGTGAAGGGACAGAGTCCTGCCTGTGGGATTGTGATCAAGTGACTTTGGGCAATCCAACCTGTTCAGCCAGAGAAGCAGCCACTGTTATTTGCTCAG GTGTTGCTGAATCACTCAGACTATCAGGTGGTGAGAGTCACTGTGATGGGCGAGTTGAGATCTCACTCTATGGTACGTGGAGTAGAGTCCTGGATGATGACTGGGATATTAAGGATGCTCATGTGGTATGCAGACAGCTCCAATGTGGAATTGCCGAGAAAGCATATTACCTTCCAAGGTCTGAGCGAGGCTTTGGTCCTATTGGCTTAAGAAGTGTCCAGTGTGCTGGAAATGAGACTCAGCTGTTGCTCTGTAAGTCCTCTCATACTCATACAGAGCCAAGAGGAGTTGCTGAAGATGTTGGTGTGATTTGCTCAG GTAGCAGACAAATCAGGCTGGTGAATGGAACAAAGCGCTGTGCTGGGAGAGTAGAGCTTTATAATTACGGCATCTGGGGCACCGTCTGTGATGATAACTGGGATCTATCGGATGCTAATGTTGTTTGCAAACAGCTGGGATGTGGGCAAGCAATCAAGGCATTTGCCTCTGCTCATTATGGTGAAGGCTCAGGACAGATCTGGCTGGATGATGTGAACTGCACTGGGGCTGAATCTGATCTCTGGGCATGTTCTTCTAGGGCATGGGGCCAGCACAACTGCCAACACAAAGAGGACGCTGGAGTCCTGTGCTCAG AGTTCCTGGCTCTGAGGCTGGTGGATGGCAATGATTGTGCTGGGCGGCTAGAAGTTTTCTACAATGGGACATGGGGGAGCATTTGCTCCAATCGTATGTCTCAAATTACTGCAATAACTGTATGCAAACACCTGAACTGTGGAGATGGTGGGGAAATTGCAACAGACTTCAAATATGGCAGAGGTTCTGGACCCACATGGCTGGACCACATTGAGTGTACTGAGCAACATAGCTCTCTCTGGCATTGTCAGTCAGACCCTTGGCATCCTCAGTCATGTGATAACCGAGCAGAAGAGACCCATATTTCTTGCACTG gaagaaaagaggcaaCAACTCCAGCCACATTTGTTGAATGTCCGAATTCTACCAGCTGTTCAG ATAGGGAGAAGTTACGAGTCATAGGAGGAGGCCATGGATGTTCAGGCAGAGTGGAGATTTGGCACCAAGGTTCTTGGGGAACAGTCTGTGATGATTCCTGGGACATGGCAGATGCCGATGTTGTATGCAGGCAGCTGGGTTGTGGACCTGCTGTGTCTGCTCTGAGTGAAGCTGCCTTTGGGGAAGGGACTGGTCCCATCTGGTTGGAGAAGGTGCACTGTAAAGGAACAGAGCTGTCTTTCTGGGAGTGTCCTGCCAAGCCCTTGTTCGGCAAAGCCTGTGATCATAAGGAAGATGCTGCTGTGGATTGCTCCG GTGTGACAGAAACAACAGCATCACCCACTAGAGCAg ATCTTCCCCGTCGCCCTGCAACAGACACTACAAGAATGTCAATGCCTATCATCATCTGCATTATCCTGGGGGCCCTTCTCTGCTTGGTCCTTGCCATTCTTGCTGGACAGATCCGAAGTGCCAGGGCACAGCAGAGAG GCTCAAGACTACCCTATGACCCCTTCTCTGAGGCTGTCTATGAAGAGATCAACTACGACCTAATGAGGGAAAAGCAGGGCATGACTGGCCTCACAG